The Osmerus eperlanus unplaced genomic scaffold, fOsmEpe2.1 SCAFFOLD_827, whole genome shotgun sequence genome segment GGccacccctctacctctcccgtcacccctctgtccctacacctctctcttcatccctccatctctgctccCCATCACCCCTGCAGTGTTGACATTTCACTGGCACCAACCCCAGACCTCGCAGAAaggggatctctctctctctctacctctttctacctccatccctctctctctttctccagcacacacaataccgccccactctctctcttttctctctaacacacaattgccctctctctctctctctctctctctctctctctctctctctctctctctctctctctctctctctctctctctctctctctctctctctctctctctcccaacatctctcctccacctctcctaatGGAGGGCAGGCTGAGAGCTGATCTGGGGCAGGGAGCCTGTGCACAGCTCATCCATCTTTGATAAGTGTGACCGTTATGACAGCCAGACACATTGTCCTCCTGATGTCATACTCCACAGACAGGAGTCCGGAGAGACTGGCACCAGGCAAGCATGATGTAGGTGTTCATTATTCAGAGGCTCGATTaaggcccctgtgtgtgtgtgtgtgtgtgtgtgtgtgtgtgtgtgtgtgtgtgtgtgtgtgtgtgtgtgtgtgtgtgtgtgtgagagagagagacagagtgtgtgtctgtcagtaaaGGATTAAGGCCACATGTGTCATATTTCCACTAAGACCAAATGTCAGCGCTCACCACTGTTTGTCCTGTCCAGACAGCCCCATTGAAGAGTGATaagactctccctccctcccccccctctcccctaccctcccctccccctccctgcctccctccctcccctccctccctgcctccctcccctccctccctgcctccctccctccctgccccccctccctgcctccctcccctccctccctgcctctctccctcccctccctccctgcctccctcccctccctccctgcctccctccctccctgcctccctccctcctctccctccctccctgcctccctcccctccctccctgcctccctccctccctgcctccctccctcctctccctccctccccagactcCTGCCACCTGTCCCTGGACCCAGACACGGCCCaccccaccctggtcctcctggAGGCCCCCCAGGGGGCCCACTGCGGTGAGGAGCCCCAGAcctacccccctcacccccagcgcTTCGACAGCGTGGCCCAGGTGCTCTGCCGCGAGGGCCAGTTCGGCGGCGCCAGCTACTGGGAGGTGGAGTGGCGTGGCAGCGGCTGGGTGGACGTGGGCGTGACCTACCGGGGCATCGGACGCAAGGGCGGCGGGAAACCGTGCCTCCTGGGGCGCAACGAGAACTCGTGGCGCCTGCGGTGCACGCACGCCGGCTACGCGGCCTGGCACGACAACCGCAAGACGACGGTGGCGGCGCCGGCGTGCCCGCGGATCGGCGTGTTCCTGGAGCGTCAGAAGGGGGCGCTGTCGTTCTACGGCGTGGCGGGGGAGGTGATCCTGTTGCACACGTTCCGCTGCCAGTTCTCCCAGCCGCTCTACCCAGCCTTCCGCCTAGAGCTGGACTCCACCATGCTCATATGCCCCCTGGAGGGGGCCAAtgctccctgacacacacacacattaacacacacacattaacacacacacattaacacacacacacattaacacacacacattaacacacacacattaacacacccacacacacattaacacacacacattaacacacccacacacacattaacacacacacattaacacacacacacacacattaacacacacacattaacacacacacacacacattaacacacacacattaacacacacacacacacattaacacacacacattaacacacacacacacacattaacacacacacattaacacacacacacattaacacacacacattaacacacacacacattaacacacacacattaacacacacacacattaacacacacacattaacacacacactgagaaacaCTACTTGGAACTGATTTCtcagaacaacaaaaaatgaaccAGTCGTTGAACACTGCCCAGATGTTACCAGACATTGTAAACAGTTTTTACCCTTACAATCCAAACCCCATGTCACTGTGACCTTGACATTGTTTGCCTGGTATTtcttgtccacacacacacaaacacacacaatccggAAGCTTACTATACTGGACTACTACTTTCTGACCAATCACGATGAATCATGATTATTGCCTCGACCAAGTAAAATACCTACTCGATATGTTAAAGGTTACCTATTGTTAACCACCAATGAAGTCAGAGccggcccaagcctttatggggccttaagcaAAATTGATTTGGGGGCCCCTCAGCGTCGCTTATCGTTGccgatttaaaaaaaagtattttttttttttattacattaaACTGTAATTTAATGTGCTCTTGGGGCccctctggtggccacgggggccctaagcagccgcttagttcgcttatgccttgggccggcTCTGAATGAAGTCAATTCCaccaaaacaatttaaatatatgaTATTTCGAGGGAAACCAAATTACCTCTGTCTTTGTATGATAATGTACCTTTCATCCTCTTTTTCTCCGTCTATCTTTTTGCAAATGCAAGTGTAACGTCTGTGAACATGTTATAGTTGTAGGCTGTGTCAGTGAAATTGTTGTAattaaaaaacgtttttttcctaaatatattataaaataTTTTTGGTCTAGTGTTCTATCTTACGCCGTCCTTCTAAAAAAAAAGAGTATTTGTCTTGCCCATACTTGGTGGGGAAGTCACGTGACAGCGCGgaacaaaaacaaatgtcatATGATTCGTGTTCACTTTCCATGATGGCGGTGGCGACGCGTCTGTGCCTCTGGGTCGCCTTGCTGGTCCAAAGCGGAGTTTTCTGCTTCCCCATCAGCCAAGATCCCCAAGAGAGTCCAGCCTGTGGGTACGAAGTAAGTTGTATTTCAAAGCTGGTGCGGTTTACTTTCAATTTCACTATATACAGATTTGTTTTATCGTTCTCACTTTTTGATCTGATACTTCCCGTATGCCTCAAAGTTAAAGTGTGTGCATCTTCTTTTCCGATTTCTGAATGTAATTATTCTATTTGCGCTCACTTAGCATAGAGTATCTAAATAAGATAGTTCCTTACTtccgcggtgtgtgtgtgtgtgtctctatctctctctcattgtgtttgtgtgtgtgtgtgtttgtgtagtcatGCCATGCAACGAAGCCTTCAATGCTGAACGTCCACCTGGTTCCTCACACACACGACGATGTCGGTTGGCTGAAGACGGTTGACCAGTACTTCTACGGAGGTCAGTTAAACACGCGCCCGAACACGGTACTCTCGTGACACGAGTATAAAGGGTATAAAATTAACCAGCGGTCACTGTAAGACATACATTTTAGTTGTAAACACTGGATTGCCTGCGTACTGTTATAGCGCGTGACATTGTTTTAAAGTGTTCGGTTAACAGTTAGCCCAGACACATGTTTTACGACTAAGACTGTAAAAGTTATAGGGAAAATATTAAAGATGTCACAGGTGTTTCACCTGATGCCACcggatcctgtgtgtgtctgtgtgtgtgtccagaccgTAACAACATCCAGCATGCGGGGGTCCAGTACATCCTGGACTCTGTGGTGGACCAGCTTCTGAAGAACCCTGACCGGAGGTTCATCTACGTGGAGACGGCCTTCTTCTACCGCTGGTGGAAGAACCAGCCATCCAGCATGCAGCAGACAGTCAAAGAGCTGGTCAACCAGGGTACGGACACTCATCGCAGCCCTGCGAGGGTTACACCACCAGCTAGCTGGTCAGCTGGTTACTGTCACGTGACCAGCTGGTTACTGTCACGTGACCAGCTGGTTGCGGTCACGTGACCAGCTGGTTGCGGTCACGTGACCAGCTGGTTGCGGTCACGTGACCAGCTGGTTGCGGTCACGTGACTAGCTGGTTGCGGTCACGTGACCAGCTGGTTGCTAGGGGTGCAACAATTCAACAAGCCCACGGTTTGGTTCGGTTCGTTTTTTTGGGTCATAGTTTCGGTTTTGGTTTAATTTCAGAACATGCACTGCATGGGTGTGAAACGTTAAAAATAAACACtgccatcctctcacccctcctccacccccacctctcctccacccctttactccacccccacccctcctccacccctccacccccaactctcctccacctccacctccatctctcctccacccctttactccacccccacccctccttccctccacccgcaGGTCGGCTGGAGTTTGTGAACGGGGGCTGGTGTATGAGCGATGAGGCCACCACTCACTACAGTGCGGTGGTGGACCAGATGACTCTGGGGCTGCGCTTCCTCAACGACACCTTCGGGGCGTGCGGCCGCCCCCGCGTGGCCTGGCACATAGACCCCTTCGGCCATGCCCGCGAGCACGCCTCCATGTTCGCCCAGGTGGGGAACGCACTCTGACTCAAgctaagctctctctctctcactcactcactcactcactctcactctcgtcCATCTTGTTCTCCTCCAGATGGGTTATGACGGCTTCTTCTTTGGTCGTCTTGACTACCAGGACCGTGATCGTAGGATGCTGGCCAGGGAGCAGGAGCTTATCTGGAGGGCTTCAgacagcctcccctcccctgccgccGACCTGTTCACTggtacactcacactcacactcacactcatagGTACACATATATATGTACACAGACCCCCCAAATCGTaaacacagaggtacacacatatatatgtacacatacacacacacaggtgttgctGTTTACCAGAAACCTCGAATCCAGCTAAACCTTGAACCTCtcgttgacctctgacccttctCCCGTTACCCCCAGGTATCCTCCCCAACGGGTACAACCCCCCTGAGGGGTTCTGCTGGGACCAGTCATGTGACGACCCTCCAATCAGGGACGACCCTGACCTGGAGGACTACAACGTAGACGATGTGGTTTCCCGCTTCCTGACCATTGCACGTGCTCAggttagacacacatacacacagtgaacacacacacacacagtgaacacactcacacacacacacagtgaacacacacactcacacacgtcagGACTGCAATCATTTGTCGGAAAACATACACCAGGACTATAACTCTGTCAGTCGAATCTGTGATGActctgatgacacacacacacacacacacacacacgtacacactccctctctctctcctccagtcgtTGGTCTACAAGACCAACCACATCATCATGACCATGGGCTCAGACTTCCAGTACGAGAACGCCAACCTGTGGTACAAGAACCTGGACAAGCTGATTCGCTACGTCAACGCCCAGCAGGCCAATGGCAGTAACGTCAACGTGCTCtactccaccccctcctgctACCTCCAGGAACTACACCGAGCCAACCTCACCTGGTACGCACTGCAAGCCTGTCACACCCAGGGGTGGACCAGGACGTAGACTGGACCAGCTGGGCTAGGAGGCTGGGTTTATCATTGTTCTCAACATCAcatcacttttctttttttttctgtccctccctccgtctccccccccccccccccccccccccctccagggctCTGAAGACTGATGACTTCTTCCCCTATGCTGATGCGGCTCATGACTTCTGGACGGGCTACTTCACCAGTCGGCCCGCCCTCAAACGCTACGAGAGACTCAGCAACAGCTACCtgcaggtcctctctctctctacctctctctctctctctctctctctctctctctgcctctctctctctctctctctctctctctacctctctctctctctctctacctctctctctaccgctccctctacctctttccatctctctacctctcactctctatatgtctttctctttttcaatctttctctctccctcttcatctttctctgtcaaaccaacagtgtgtgtgtgtgtcttagaccTGTAACCAGTTGGAGGTTCTAGGTGGGCCTCTGTCCAGACAAGGTGTCTTTGGAGCAGGAGACAGTGACACCATGAGTAAGTACACCGTTTCCTGTCACACTGCTACAAGCCTGACCCTGATTGGAGGACAGCCGGGGTGACGGACAGTGTTCTGTTCTCTGATTGGCAGAGAAGGCCATGGCCGTAGCTCAGCATCACGACGCCGTATCCGGAACGGAGAAGCAGCACGTTGCCAACGACTACGCCAGGAGACTGGCCAACGGCTGGAAGcactgtcaggtgtgtgtgtgtgtgtgtgtgtaagatagaGATAAGAtaagatgtgtgtatgtgtaagataAGAATGCAAGATATTCAATGttttgattctctctctctctgcctctctgcctctctgcctctctgcctctctctctctctctctctctgcctctctcccctctctctcaggtgttgGTCAGTAACACTCTAGCAGGTCTAACTGGTTCGTCTATCCAGCGTGTGTTCTGTGACAACCTCA includes the following:
- the LOC134016788 gene encoding stonustoxin subunit beta-like, translating into MTARHIVLLMSYSTDRSPERLAPDSCHLSLDPDTAHPTLVLLEAPQGAHCGEEPQTYPPHPQRFDSVAQVLCREGQFGGASYWEVEWRGSGWVDVGVTYRGIGRKGGGKPCLLGRNENSWRLRCTHAGYAAWHDNRKTTVAAPACPRIGVFLERQKGALSFYGVAGEVILLHTFRCQFSQPLYPAFRLELDSTMLICPLEGANAP